One genomic segment of Occultella kanbiaonis includes these proteins:
- a CDS encoding ABC transporter ATP-binding protein, with protein MTAIRTENLVKTFGTTRALDGFDLTVETGQVAGFLGPNGAGKSTTIRVLLGMLRADSGTATVLGMDPFRDAVAVHRRLAYVAGDVSLWPNLTGGEVVDLLTRIHSGSARRDARRSDLLERFELDPTKKARTYSKGNRQKVALVAALCTDAELYLFDEPTSGLDPLMEAVFTDEVRALREAGRTVLLSSHILAEVEKLCDTVTIIRSGRAVETGTLADLRHLTRSSVTASTAADPARLAGLPGVHDLVAEDSRLRFDVDDAHIGAVLAVLTEAGVSHLTVAPPSLEELFMRHYGDETVEARV; from the coding sequence GACCGGGCAGGTGGCCGGCTTCCTCGGCCCGAACGGCGCGGGGAAGTCGACCACGATCCGGGTCCTGCTCGGCATGCTGCGCGCGGACTCGGGCACTGCGACCGTGCTCGGCATGGACCCCTTCCGCGACGCCGTCGCCGTGCACCGCCGCCTCGCCTACGTGGCCGGTGACGTGAGCCTGTGGCCGAACCTGACCGGAGGCGAGGTCGTCGACCTGCTCACCCGGATCCACTCCGGGTCGGCACGGCGCGATGCCCGCCGGTCCGACCTCCTCGAACGGTTCGAGCTGGACCCCACGAAGAAGGCACGCACGTACTCCAAGGGGAACCGGCAGAAGGTCGCGCTCGTGGCCGCCCTGTGCACGGACGCCGAGCTGTACCTGTTCGACGAGCCCACCTCCGGGCTGGACCCGCTGATGGAGGCCGTCTTCACCGACGAGGTCCGCGCCCTGCGCGAGGCAGGGCGCACCGTGCTGCTGTCCAGCCACATCCTGGCGGAGGTGGAGAAGCTCTGTGACACCGTCACGATCATCCGCTCCGGCCGCGCGGTCGAGACCGGCACGCTCGCCGACCTGCGTCACCTGACCCGTTCGTCGGTGACCGCGTCGACGGCAGCGGATCCGGCCCGCCTGGCCGGTCTGCCCGGCGTGCACGACCTCGTAGCAGAGGACTCACGGCTGCGGTTCGACGTCGACGACGCCCACATCGGCGCCGTACTGGCCGTGCTGACCGAGGCGGGCGTGTCGCACCTGACCGTCGCACCGCCGTCGCTCGAGGAACTGTTCATGCGCCACTACGGCGACGAGACCGTCGAAGCGCGGGTCTGA